One genomic window of Peromyscus leucopus breed LL Stock unplaced genomic scaffold, UCI_PerLeu_2.1 scaffold_704, whole genome shotgun sequence includes the following:
- the LOC114706078 gene encoding serine protease inhibitor A3N isoform X1, translated as MVLVWINRHQCAVGEHHPRRTATPNIRTHLTQMVAAGFSSPDRRAEKMALFVALGLLMAGFCPAVLCEPDGTLGRNTEVQEDQNNGTRVDSLTLASINTDFAFSLYKELALKNPDKNIVFSPLSISAALAVLSLGASSNTLEEILVGLKFNLTETPEADIHRGFGHLLHMLSQPGDQVNISTGSMIFVEKRLQILAEFKEKARALYQAEASVTDFQQPHEAKKLINDYVRKQTQGKIKELISDLDEETLMVLVNYIYFKGEDGRCFRSGCRGCIH; from the exons GGAGAACAGCAACCCCAAACATTAGGACTCACCTAACACAGATGGTGGCAGCTGGCTTCAGCTCTCCAG acaggagagcagagaagaTGGCCCTCTTTGTAGCTCTGGGGCTGTTGATGGCTGGGTTCTGCCCTGCTGTTCTCTGTGAACCAGATGGCACATTGGGAAGAAACACTGAAGTTCAGGAAGACCAAAACAACGGGACACGAGTGGACAGTCTGACACTGGCCTCCATCAACACTGACTTTGCCTTCAGCCTCTACAAGGAGTTGGCTTTGAAGAATCCAGATAAAAACATTGTCTTCTCCCCACTCAGCATCTCAGCTGCCTTGGCTGTCTTGTCCCTGGGAGCAAGCAGCAACACCCTGGAAGAGATTCTAGTAGGTCTCAAGTTCAATCTGACAGAGACGCCTGAGGCAGACATCCACAGGGGCTTTGGGCACCTCCTCCACATGCTCAGTCAGCCAGGGGACCAGGTGAATATCAGCACAGGCAGCATGATATTTGTTGAAAAGCGCCTACAGATCCTGGCAGAGTTCAAGGAGAAGGCAAGGGCACTGTACCAGGCTGAGGCCTCTGTGACTGACTTCCAGCAGCCTCATGAGGCCAAAAAGCTCATCAATGACTATGTGAGGAAACAGACCCAGGGGAAGATCAAGGAATTGATCTCAGACCTGGATGAGGAAACATTAATGGTGCTGGTGAATTACATCTACTTTAAAGGTGAGGATGGTCGCTGTTTCAGGAGTGGATGCAGAGGGTGCATACACTGA
- the LOC114706078 gene encoding serine protease inhibitor A3N isoform X2 yields the protein MALFVALGLLMAGFCPAVLCEPDGTLGRNTEVQEDQNNGTRVDSLTLASINTDFAFSLYKELALKNPDKNIVFSPLSISAALAVLSLGASSNTLEEILVGLKFNLTETPEADIHRGFGHLLHMLSQPGDQVNISTGSMIFVEKRLQILAEFKEKARALYQAEASVTDFQQPHEAKKLINDYVRKQTQGKIKELISDLDEETLMVLVNYIYFKGEDGRCFRSGCRGCIH from the coding sequence aTGGCCCTCTTTGTAGCTCTGGGGCTGTTGATGGCTGGGTTCTGCCCTGCTGTTCTCTGTGAACCAGATGGCACATTGGGAAGAAACACTGAAGTTCAGGAAGACCAAAACAACGGGACACGAGTGGACAGTCTGACACTGGCCTCCATCAACACTGACTTTGCCTTCAGCCTCTACAAGGAGTTGGCTTTGAAGAATCCAGATAAAAACATTGTCTTCTCCCCACTCAGCATCTCAGCTGCCTTGGCTGTCTTGTCCCTGGGAGCAAGCAGCAACACCCTGGAAGAGATTCTAGTAGGTCTCAAGTTCAATCTGACAGAGACGCCTGAGGCAGACATCCACAGGGGCTTTGGGCACCTCCTCCACATGCTCAGTCAGCCAGGGGACCAGGTGAATATCAGCACAGGCAGCATGATATTTGTTGAAAAGCGCCTACAGATCCTGGCAGAGTTCAAGGAGAAGGCAAGGGCACTGTACCAGGCTGAGGCCTCTGTGACTGACTTCCAGCAGCCTCATGAGGCCAAAAAGCTCATCAATGACTATGTGAGGAAACAGACCCAGGGGAAGATCAAGGAATTGATCTCAGACCTGGATGAGGAAACATTAATGGTGCTGGTGAATTACATCTACTTTAAAGGTGAGGATGGTCGCTGTTTCAGGAGTGGATGCAGAGGGTGCATACACTGA